One region of Labrus mixtus chromosome 1, fLabMix1.1, whole genome shotgun sequence genomic DNA includes:
- the LOC132963730 gene encoding monoacylglycerol lipase ABHD2, which produces MNAHKSDVHTISPELPAMFDGMKLAAVATVLYIIVRCLNLKSPTAPPDLTYQDTPLNRFLLKSCPQLTKEYIPPLLWGKSGHLQTALYGKLGRVSSPHPSGIRKYLPMQDGATATFDLFEPVGDHRTGDDITMVICPGIGNHSEKHYVRTFVDYAQKEGYRCAVLNHLGALPNIELTSPRMFTYGCTWEFASMVGYIKRTYPQTQLIVVGFSLGGNIVCKFLGENMTNQERVLCCVSVCQGYSALRAQETFLQWDQFRRFYNFLMADNMKKIILSHRHSLFGGSSVKRLDADFGRLWTATSLMQIDDNIMRKFHGHSSLKEYYEKESCVHYIHNVKVPLLLVNSADDPLVHDSLLTIPRTLAAKKQNVIFSLTLHGGHLGFFEGAVLFPQPLTWMDKVIVGYANSMCQWEKQKPPCLSGPLSESSCTEEKA; this is translated from the exons ATGAACGCCCACAAGTCAGACGTGCACACCATCTCCCCGGAGCTGCCGGCCATGTTCGACGGCATGAAGCTGGCTGCGGTTGCCACGGTGCTCTACATCATTGTCCGCTGCCTGAACCTCAAGAGCCCCACAGCACCGCCCGACCTCACCTACCAGGACACTCCTCTCAACCGGTTCCTGCTCAAGTCCTGTCCTCAACTGACCAAAGA GTACATTCCTCCCTTACTGTGGGGCAAGAGCGGTCACCTCCAGACGGCTCTGTACGGTAAACTTGGTCGGGTGAGTTCACCTCACCCTAGTGGAATCAGGAAGTACTTACCAATGCAGGACGGGGCCACTGCAACCTTTGACCTGTTTGAGCCAGTGGGGGACCATCGAACAGGAG ATGACATCACCATGGTGATATGTCCTGGAATTGGTAACCATAGTGAGAAGCATTACGTCCGAACCTTTGTGGATTACGCCCAGAAGGAAGGGTACCGCTGCGCTGTGCTGAACCACCTGGGAGCTCTTCCAAACATTGAGCTGACCTCTCCACGCATGTTTACCTACG GATGCACATGGGAGTTTGCCTCCATGGTTGGCTACATTAAGCGAACATATCCTCAGACCCAGCTGATCGTGGTGGGCTTCAGTCTGGGTGGAAACATTGTGTGCAAGTTCCTGGGAGAGAATATGACAAACCAGGAGCGAGTGCTGTGCTGTGTCAGCGTCTGTCAGGGGTACAGCGCTCTCAG gGCCCAGGAAACATTCCTACAGTGGGACCAGTTCAGACGGTTCTATAATTTTCTCATGGCAGACAACATGAAGAAAATCATCCTCTCACACAG GCACAGTTTGTTTGGAGGAAGCTCCGTTAAAAGGTTAGATGCAGATTTTGGTCGGCTGTGGACAGCGACGTCCCTCATGCAGATCGACGACAACATCATGAG AAAATTCCACGGCCACAGCTCTCTCAAAGAGTACTATGAGAAGGAGAGTTGTGTACATTATATCCACAAT GTGAAGGTGCCATTGCTGCTAGTGAACTCTGCAGACGATCCTCTGGTCCATGACTCACTGCTCACCATTCCCCGCACATTAGCAG CAAAGAAGCAGAATGTCATCTTTTCCCTGACGCTACACGGAGGCCACCTGGGCTTCTTCGAGGGTGCGGTGCTCTTCCCCCAGCCCCTCACCTGGATGGACAAAGTGATTGTGGGTTACGCCAATTCCATGTGCCAGTGGGAGAAACAGAAACCACCGTGCCTAAGTGGCCCCCTAAGTGAGAGCTCCTGCACAGAGGAAAAAGCATAA